DNA from Corynebacterium aurimucosum ATCC 700975:
CTTGCCCATCTTCAAGTCAAAGCGGTAGTTCGCAATGAGCGCGTTGTGCTCGGGAAAGATCCCGTCCGCTCGTAGCCTTCGGCTCAGCTGGCGCTCCGGCACGCTGTCCGCGCCGATGGGCGTGTGACGAATAGTCTCCTTCAAACGCCGGGGAATCCGACGCATTCTCCGCTGGTCTTTGCTCAAGCGCTCAGGCCCAGTCTTGCCTCGATAGTGTTCTTCCAGCAGCTGCCCGCAAGCGGATGCTAAACGACGGGCAGCCCACAGCACCTGGACCACAGGCAGGTCATTCACCTTGGTTGTAGCCGAAAGCCGCGAATGTGTCACCCGAAAGTTCTTCCCTTTGAGCGTGCGCGGTCCCTCGGCTTCCAGCGGGAACGTCAACTTCCGTCCCAAGTGAATCTCCCGCGCGGTCTTACCCGTGAAATGTATTCGACTCAGCCCGTGAGCCAGGGCGCGTGCCACGGCCAGCGGCGACCACTCATCGCTGTAAATTCCCCGGTGTACACGAAAGAGTTTTCCCGCGCGGAGCTTCCGCCTGATTGCCTCCTTGCTCAGTCCCATCTCACGGAGCTCCGCGGTTGTCCATGCCTTCATGAAGCTCAAGGTATGCATTGCTTCACGACGCGTCGATAGTCAACTTCCTACCTGTGGATAACTCGGGTTCGAAGCCCAGTTTTCCGGGGGTTATGTTGACGTGTCGCTAATTTTCCTGCGGCATTCATCTCCATTATCTCTTGGCTAGCCCCATTGGGGACTCCGCCAAGTAGCAAATAGCACAGCCTGGCTGCTCGGCCCAGCCCACGTCCTTCGTACGGGTGCTGGCCCTACCCTTCGCGGCCATCGGAATCGATTCTGTGCCCTTAAAGCAATCGCTGGTGAGCGCTAAGGGCGGGGTGGCGATGTGGCGGGGTGGAGTTGCGGGGCGGAGAGGACCGCTGCCTGGACCCTACCCCTGGCGCTCACCTGGATCGCTGATTAGCTGCTAGAGCGTTCGGCGGTGATCGCGAAGGGTGGAGCTTGGTTGGAAACTACATCGGAGCCGGGAATTGCATCGAGCGCCGTTCGCGCTCACCGAGTGCTCATTGCCGACGCCCCACGTCCCAGCCGTGAGCGTGAAGGGAAGAGGTAGAGGGGAAGAGGTGCCGCTCGGGTCCACCTACCTTTGCGCTCACGGTGGCAGGCGCCTGTCATTGCTCGCCCATTGTTGGTGATCGCGAAGGGCGCTTGTCGGG
Protein-coding regions in this window:
- a CDS encoding type IV toxin-antitoxin system AbiEi family antitoxin domain-containing protein — its product is MKAWTTAELREMGLSKEAIRRKLRAGKLFRVHRGIYSDEWSPLAVARALAHGLSRIHFTGKTAREIHLGRKLTFPLEAEGPRTLKGKNFRVTHSRLSATTKVNDLPVVQVLWAARRLASACGQLLEEHYRGKTGPERLSKDQRRMRRIPRRLKETIRHTPIGADSVPERQLSRRLRADGIFPEHNALIANYRFDLKMGKLIVEVDGWEHHKHSRAFQADRSKQNAAVAHGYTVLRFTADDIRYHLDDAVLLIKTTLEQLKGRKPKLPAVVMQPFWEWHVCM